The following coding sequences are from one Plasmodium gaboni strain SY75 chromosome Unknown, whole genome shotgun sequence window:
- a CDS encoding merozoite surface protein 6, whose product SDINAQNLISNEHKKNNEAKKTSENIVKTLIELFHEKNEIDSIINNLVQEMVQLFSNN is encoded by the coding sequence AGTGATATAAATGCCCAAAATTTAATTTCTAATGAGcataaaaagaataatgAAGCAAAAAAGACTTCTGAAAATATAGTTAAAACATTGATTGAATTATTCcatgaaaaaaatgagatAGATTctattataaataatttagTACAAGAAATGGTCCAACTATTTAGTAATAATTAA